Genomic segment of Falco peregrinus isolate bFalPer1 chromosome 5, bFalPer1.pri, whole genome shotgun sequence:
TGGAAGAACCAGTACAACACTTCAAAGGAAGAAGCTGCCTCGCTGTACGGATTATTCACCCCGCGCTGCCACAGGAGGAGACAGGGAAGCTGCAATTGCTGCCGCACCCTgcggggcagggagaggagagcgGCCTCCCCGGGAAGCTCTGCCGGCTTTGGGGGCGGCGTGTTTGCTGAGGCATGCCTGGGGGTGACGAAGACGCGACCCTGGGCCTACCAGGGACAGGGGGACCTGCTGCCATGCCACGGAGCCACGTTCTGGTAGCGAGTGCCGAGGCCTGGGGAGACATGGGGACAGGCAAGGCCTCCGCAGGACGCGGGGGACAGGCCTCCCtcagaggaggggagaggaggcgGCAGGGCCCTGACGGGCGGGCAGGCGGCACGCAGGGCAGTGGAACGAGCCTACCCGGCACGGGCGGCACAACGGAAGCAGGACGGTCCAGGAgcagcgaggaggctggggctgagcccgggTCCGGTGACGGGCAGCACTCGCCgcccaagatggcggcggccCCTCAGGCGGCCCCTTTGTCTGCAGCAGCCGCCGCATTGCCGCGAAGGGCGCGAAACTGGGGCAGCGCGGACACGCCCCCCTCGGCGTGCGGCCACCAGGGAGGGCGGGGCGAGAGCGGCCGCCGGCCAATCGGCTGTCTccacttcctttcttctcacaGGGGCTCCCCCGGCCAACGGTCTCCGCGCTCCCGACCAATCCGCGGCGcgccccgggccccgcccccTGGTGGGCGGAGTGGGCGAGGGGctgcagcatttttgttttcGCTGCCCACTGCCCGCGGCCCTCGCCGCGGCTCATGAATATTAAGAGCACCCGGCCCAATCAACGGgtgcggcggcggcagcgcttTAGTGGCGTCACTCGCCCCGCCTTGCGGTGGGGGGATTAATCTGCGTATTCATAGGGTGGGCGGGGCAGGGCGCGGGCGCTTATAAGCCGCCGCCCCGCCAGCCTCAGCGTACATCGCGCCGAAGCTTTGAAGTGCTGTGTGGACCTCGCGCCTCCAGGCACCGGTAAGGCGCCCGCTGCGGTGGGCGGgctgcggccgggggggggggcctcGGGGCGCCGGAGCTGGAGGAAACGTGTTTTTGAAATTGCGGTCTCGCTCGCTGCCTGGGGGGAGTTGGGAGCGGGGCGCCCGTCCTGCGCCACGGGTGTCCCCTGTGGCCGCGGGGAGCCCGGCGAAGCCGTCCCGGCCGACTGCCGTGGGGGGAGGGAGCCGGGGGAGGGGAGAAGCGCGCCCTCGGAAACAAAATGGCGACGAGCTTCGGCCGTGCAAAatggcggcgggcgggaggaGGGGCGGCGGGCTGCGCCTGCGCGCGGGGGGCGGGCCCgagggcggggcgggggtccCGCGCCCGGGCGGGGGTCGACGCCGCGGGGCGCGCCTGCGCACAGGGCCGCTGGCAGCCGCGGGGCGCCgggcctggggggggggaggggggcggcgcGACCCGGGGCCCCGCTGCGGGGAGCGGGCCGAGGGCCGAGGCCTCagcgggcgggaggcggcccCTGGCCCCTGCCGCTGTCCGGGCGGCCTGCGCGGTGCGGCCCGCCTGGCGTTCTGCCGCAGGCCTGGGGGCCCGGGCCCCCTTCCCGGGGAGGCGCTGCGGCCGGAGCGGCTCTGCGGGCTGTGCCTCCGCCATGCGCAGCACCGCTTCCCTGGAGTGCCAGTGTGTGGGCCCTACAAGGACGGAACCGCGTTCTTGTGGTGTTGAAACAGATAGAATTTTCCAGACGCCATGAAATTACATCTTTTGATACGCTGACCGACCCCCTGATACATTGATTTTGCAGGTCAGAATGGCATCAGATGAGGGAAAACTCTTTGTCGGTGGACTGAGTTTTGACACCAACGAGCAGTCATTGGAACAAGTCTTCTCTAAATACGGACAAATTTCTGAAGGTAAAATTGCAATAGCAAGCTGTGACCTTCTCCACAAATTTATCGGCTTGCACAGGTGCTGATGcgttttctctttttgtctccTGCCCGTATAGTTGTTGTGGTGAAAGACAGAGAGACTCAGAGGTCCAGAGGTTTCGGCTTTGTTACTTTTGAAAACATAGATGATGCTAAAGATGCAATGATGGCAATGAACGGAAAGGTAAGGAGGCCTTGGGGCagattctgtattttctaaGGTGTAGTAACAGaatcctgaaaaataatttcttaatgaTTTGTGACCTAACCTCTCTAACTGAAAACCAGTGATGTTACAGGAACAGCTGTATGTGCTGTGTGAATGTGAATTTACTTAGTTAGTTGGTCTAGTTGTGACATGAAATAATGGTAAGAACTAGCGAATTCTGGCACTGTTTAGCTGACGGTGAAGGTGTGTAACTCCTTGTACATGTGTTTTGCTATTTAAGTATTGAGTTGGcttattgtttttctgttctttagtCCGTAGATGGACGTCAGATCAGAGTTGATCAGGCTGGAAAATCTTCAGAGAACAGATCTCGTGGCTACAGAGGGGGCACTTCTGGGGGCAGAGGTTTTTTCCGTGGGGGCAGAGGTCGGGGCCGTGGCTTCTCTAGAGGTGAGTGTGTTTCAATGACCTGACTCGCGGTGCATGAAGTGGTCATGGTATTTGTCACAGTGCTTAAAAAGAACAACCAACATGGTCTGGTGTTTGTTCAAGGAGGTGGAGACAGAGGTTATGGCGGAAGCAGATTTGATTCCAGAAGTGGAGGATACAATGGCTCCAGAGACTACTATAATAGCAGGTAAAGTCATCACAACCACTAGTGGGTTGTTGTGAAACTCTTTTGAGCCCATTGCCTGTTTGACGTAAGTGTCAGTAGGCTCTGGAAACAACTGAGCAAATACAAAGCACGTGAATGTTTTCTAACAGCAGGAGTCAAGGTGGCTATGGTGACAGGTCTTCAGGAGGGTCCTACAGAGACAGCTATGACAGTTACGGTAAGTCTTGGTTCAAATGGGAATGATGAGTACGTATGCTGtaggaactctaaaccttctGACCCTGTACTTGAATCTGGAAATACTGAAAGGCTCAGTTGGACTGTACCACTGTTTTCTGCTCTTGCCCGTAAGAACCAATCTGTCAGGCTTTGGACGTGGTTGTGCCGTTTAAATTTCTAATTTGTAATGCATGTGTAGGAGTTGCTTGGATCTAAGGCaaagcaagtttttaaaatgcgTTCCTCGAGCTTGAGACTAAGACAAAACTCGGATGCCCTAACAAACTTTAATCAAGGGTGGGGGAGTTCTCTTTACGATGTAGCGAACTAGCACTAGCTTCTGAAATAATGCAAGGGAGTAAAATGCTGGAACTTGTCTATGCTTCAGTGCCTTTACAATTGTGCCTGCTTCTTGTCCTCAGCTACACACAACGAGTAAAAATCCTTCCTGACTCAAGATCGTCCTTCCAATGGCTGTATTTATAAAGATTTTTGGAGCTTCGCTGAAATCGTTATTGTGTAGTACATCTACttgtattttcacttttgtaGTATTATCAGTTCTAATCTTGTCAAACACAGCCTGACAGCTTCTGATATGAGATGGTCTAATTAgacttttctttaagaaagctctgctttcaagtgtttttaatctttttttgaaagcatttcagattttattttaccCTTCGTGATGAgccaaggtgttttttttaaagttgtgaAGTTGGGGCCCcaattcagtttcttttgagATAGAAAGGACCTTTAATTCAATGTTCACTGGAAGCTGAACAAGCTGTGGACTTTTTTTAAGTGCATTACCTTCGTCTTTTGTAACATTCCTTTAGTGTAGCAAGGTAGGAATGCAGCCTGGGTACAAATTGGAAGGCAAACCACCTTGATATATCTAAAGAGAAACTTGCTTGTATGTTCAACCTGCATAACGGTATTTTTACTGTTGTAATGATGTAAATTACCCAGAAATAGACTTGCAAACTTACCATAAAAGAGGttcttgaaaatgtttatttatattGTCCTTTTTTACTGGAAGAAATATGCATATTCCATTGATATTGTATTTGAAGTGGTAAAGGATTCTTGTATAcagttttctttggctttaCGAAGCCTATTAAAAGACCGTCTGAAATGAACTCTGTTCCTGACATTTACATTTCATTGCACAACACAATCTTCGAAGATGAAGAACAGCCTAAGCGATAGGGAATgccagaggagaggagaagactaGTGATAGTGTAAGAGCAAGCCAGATTTATTGACCAGTTGCTAGAATTTAATCTTAAACCGGTCTTGGCATGTGAATTCGTCAACATACTTTCACACAAGAATAGTCAGAACTTGTCTAGAGGCAGAGGACTGAAAGTGTATACCTTAGGATGTGCAAGTACTTGAAGCCTAAAGTCAGAAGTGGAGGGAATGCTAGTGTTAGGTAGGATAATTGATGTTTccttaaaacactgaaatagcCTATATTGAAAAGCTGTAGTGAAGAATCAGTCCTTTAGTAACTGGACTAGTTACTAGCTTGACAGGAGTGTTCAATGGTAGGTAAATTGCCGTAATTAGCTAGCTTTGTCATTGCCTTACAAGTTCTAAGAATTCTTTGCTAGCATATGGAAACTGCAGTGTCCTTGGAGAAAAGAAGTGTTGTGCCTCCAACAGAAACCTCTGAGACGAAAGCTGCTCTCTTGGCTAGTTCATATGTGGAAATAGTCCTGTAATTCGAGGTAACTCCTTTTGCTCATGTCCGCATCCTTCCTCTTGTTGAGAGCTCATTTGAAAGTCTAATGTACCTGTGAAAATATTCCTTTTGACAATTTTGGTCAACTGATGGAAAAATTTTAACCCATGCCGTATGCAACCTTTGGCTTGTGGCACAACTTCAGTTCCACAGATCAGAGTTGGGCATGCAGTCATGTCTTGCTAGTAGGTATGGAAGCAAGATGGGAAACGAATTCCCTGACTTGATATGTGTTCATCTATTGAGAATCTTCCTAGACTTCATTAAGTTGCTCACTTTAATTGTAGCTTTCTTTGCCATCCTACTTGTTGCCATTAACTTTTTCCCATAGCCCACACCTCCTAAGCAGCCATGTCAAAGTGGTTAACTCTCTGCTTAGGGATCAAATGATACATTGGCTGGCATATCAAAGGCATCAGCCAGCCCTGGAACAGTTTTCCCAGACTGTGCTTCTGTGATGTGATGGGTTCAGCGAATGGCTTGTGAAACCCTCGTATCCGATGTGACTTGTGTTGGGGGGGGAGGCGGGTGGCAATGTAAAAGTCtctgtttgatatttttattaatgcatCTCTGCTTTGGCAGGCTGAAGAGAAGATGGACACTCAACGCAGAAGCTGAGTGGGGATTCTGAGGACAGGAGAGTATGTGTTCCGAGGAAGCAGGACCGAGATGCGAGTATGCCAACCAGGTAACGTCTCTTCAGTGTGCTTCTCGCCCCCACatcttttcctggaaaaaaaaaaaaagtttggctCTGTTACTGGTTTTACAGTGCTGTTCTCCAGGCAGGAGTCTGACCAGTAGTTTCTAGGTGAGATTTCCCACATTCTTCACCTTCAAattcattgttttaatttttatttcagcaatgaGACACATCATCAGAGAAGATCAAGAAGGACAGCCGTGGACTGACAGGAGTGGTGGAGATGAAGAGCTTTGAGCAGTGTGACgtgatttttatatataggTCAATTGAACAAGCAAATAAGTTAGAATAAAATATTgcaatgtggaaaaaaaatgaaatctctgtAGTACTTTTGTGGGGAGGTCTAAGAATATTAGACTGTGGCCAAGGCATACTGTAGAAATCTAGTTCCCTAGTGTATCGCCCAGTTAAAAGTAAGAAATAAGCCAAGGCTGTTCTGGCTGGGGAGGTTGACAGAGGGTGACCTGGCTTTAAGGGCAGTTTGAGGAAGAAATTCGATTTGTATCATTGTAACCTTGAACTTGTTGGCCTAATTACATAAAGTTTGTGTGGCTGTGAAACTTCAATATAGTGAAGCAGCTACATCTGAAGGCAGCTGTTGGATGAGCAATTATGTAAACAAGGAGTCAGTACTTGCACAgaacagaagctgctgcttcctgTTGAAATTGTAACAAATACAGGTTTCTAATTTGCactaaaagcttttcttttttttcaacttgGTCAATGAATTATTTCTTCCCATACACGTCAGAGTAATCCAATAGTTTTGCTGATGAAGGTTGAGATGTGGTACTTGGTGCCAGTCACAGAAGTGGCTGCACACATGTAGAGTTTTACACCCTGCAAAATTTTCAGGTGGGACATGATGTGTCTGTCCTGCAACTGATGATTCTGTGTTTAAGTACTTGCTTCAAGATAGAAAGTTGCCTCGGATCTCCCATCACAGTGAGGTGGCTATTTGCAACTTCATGGTTTGGGTTTTGACAGATTCACtcagggttttttggggtttggttgtggtttttggttttgtttttttttttggtcctggaatttttgcttttctagtaGAGCAACTTGTATCAGATGAAAACCATTAGGTGCTTGGACATAAACAGAGTGAGTGAGGCGAGTTGTGGAAGCGGTACTGAGCCATGCAGCTTTTGAGTACTGCAGTTGGAAGCCTCAGCTATATGGTGGGAGCATCCAGGCTTAAAAATGGTAGTAAGGTAGTACCAGTTAGGATAGTAGCTGGTTTCACTGCTCTGATTAGTGCCACCAAGGTGTCCTGTACCGATGGGGCAAAGCATGAGCTGCCTAGGTGAGGTATTAAGAAAGTACAGTCTTAACAGctggcaatttaaaaaaaaaagttttaaaacacttgCACGTGATGAAAAAGAAGCTGTAGAGCTGGAACAAAAACTACTGGTATGTGTGAAAGGGAAGTTCAGCCCAAGATGAAAGGTGCCTCAGCCGCCAATTGTGGGGACTGTGATTGTGTATTCATTCCTTTGACACTGGATTAGAACAGCTAATAAAAGACTTGGTGCCATCGTCCCTAATTAGCAGATGTTGCCTTTTATTTGCAATGGCTATTGTATTCTGCAGAAACTGTTCTGTGCAGGAGTTAGAAACACCTGGGTTGTGGTGGTTAATTAAGGTTCCTGGTTGTTGTTCTcttaattactgtaattttgGTTGCCCTGCCTTGCATCCAAGCAGCTTGCTCTTGCACCTGACTTCCACACAGTGTGGTGGTAGGCACCCAAAGGTGGGGTTTTGCTCGCTCTGTAGAAGGGCAGGTAGGGTGCAGAGCAAGGGAATTCACGTTCCCTTGCAGGAAGTTTgtgctctgaaatattttctctggtCTGTTGCCCTTCACCTGCTCTCTATTATAAACTGTGAAGTTACTGGGAGAATTTCAGCCGTTTGTGTTAGTTAAGGTGTGGGCTGCAGAGTGCAAATTTTGTAACCCCAGCTCTCATGACTGGCATTTTCCTCCTGCCCAGTTTTGTCCTTCAAAATGGCCCATAAAAAACGTAAACCAGCCAGACTGATTACCCTTTCCTTCCACCGCTGTCTATACACATACCCTGTATGTACAGAATATTTGTTCTGAATTCGTTTTATTCCCTTGCTACCTAATCCCTGTCTTGTAACAAAGTCAGATGAGTGCTGGTTGCTGAATTCCTCCAGCTGATCTTTGGCTTCATCTCTTGTGTGTCATGAATTATAAGAATTCTCTTAAGTAGTGGTGGATGTTTTCTGATATATCACACTAACTCAAACTGTCCTTAACAGCCTGAAGGGTAAAGATTTACCTTTGATACAGAGTGGAAGCAGCACAGATGATTTCTACTACCCTGCTTCTCTGCCCCgttgctggcagagctgtgaaatGAGCACTGCCTTCCTGAGAAACCCACTGAAACCGCGCTTGTGTGGCTCCAAGTGAATTAATGCACATGCCTGATGCTCGTGAAAAATGAGGTCTTGTTCTGTGTTAAATCCTGCAAGTGACAGCTCAATAATGAGGAGGATTTATCCTGCTTGAGAGGCTGACAGCTGTGAAGGTATTTTTGGCAGTTTGGATGGGAgtggggcaggaggctgcaATGTGAAAGCAGTAAGTTTCTGATCTCTGCTACTCCTGCCCACTTCTTTTGTGTTAATAGAACACATTAGATTGCTTTATCCTGCCTTTTTTCTCAGCgtttttttaattgatgctTCTGGTTGTGCTATGCCCCACTTGAAGGACGGTCTTCAAAGCAATGTATTGCACAAAAAAGTCTGCTTGTATGGCCTCAGTGCTGTGAAGCAGGGCTGTGgtgccttgtgctgctgctcctgctccgaTGCTTGAATCTGGAGCAGATGGGTGTGATGGAGGCCAGACATTGTGCTGGTATAAAGGAACTAAATTAAGGGGTACAACCAGCTTTAAAAACTTGTGCCCTAAGAAAGGTCTTGCTCGGGAGCCCTAGGcatgcaggggctgggggcggggggtggcagcagggtgccccccccccccccccccccgagggcTTCTCGGCCAAAAGCCAACGCAGACCAGAGCCCTGTGGGCAGAAGGGGGTGGTTATTAAGCTTGTTTTCTGaaacctccttttctttttgtaaccTTTTTCAAACTATCCAAGTGaacagaacttaaaaaaagaaatcagctgaCATGCTTTTGGGGGCTGTTATCCAGCAATTCACCGGTGAGGATTTTTGCATGGTAATGGAGGATGATATCAGgcatatatcatatatatatatatctcagaTATAGGAGCATGAGAATGTGAAAAACCTTTGCTGATAAAAATGCAACCAGGTGATGTGTAAACATTCAAGctgtaaacacacacaaaacgTCGTTTCAAAGGCCACCCTAAATAGAACGCCTCGATGCTTGAATGCAGGCAGGAATAATTAATAGGTGCAAAAACAGAGGCCTAGTTCGAGGTGCTGCTATTTTGCCAGTGCTAATTATGGCGCTGCACTAACGAGTTGTTGCTGGGGTGTGGGGCTTAGGCCTGGTGGGACACTTGGGTTGGCTTGGGGGGGGCCCGGCCCCCTTCCAGGCAAAATGCtcctgcttttaaattttttttttttccttcaggccCTGTGTGCCTGGGCAGCTGGGCCCTTCCCCAGAGGCTCGGGGCAGCTGAGGGCCCCCCTGGTCAGTTCTCTGTCCTGCTCCAAATGTGCCTGTTCGAAGTGGGGGGGACGGTGACCCTGAGGGTGAGAGTGTTGCTGGGGGGGTTATGGTGGCCCTAGGGGGGTATGGCGTTCCTGAGGGACTAAGGGCGGCCCTGAGGCGGTTATGGTGGCCCTAGGGGGGTATGGCGTTCCTGAGGGACTGAGGGCGGCCCTGAGGGGGTTATGGTGGCCCTAGGGGGGTATGGCGTTCCTGAGGGACTGAGAGCGGCCCTGAGGCGGTTATGGTGGCCCTAGGGGGGTATGGCGTTCCTGAGGGACTGAGGGCGGCCCTGAGGGGGTTATGGTGGCCCTAGGGGGGTATGGCGTTCCTGAGGGACTAAGGGCGGCCCTGAGGGGGTTATGGTGGCCCTAGGGGGGTATGGCGTTCCTGAGGGACTAAGGGCGGCCCTGAGGGGGTTATGGTGGCCCTAGGGGGGTATGGCGTTCCTGAGGGACTGAGAGCGGCCCTGAGGGGGTTAAGGCGGCCCAGAGGGACAAAGGGCGGCTCTGGGGGAGGGTTATGGCGGCCCTGAGGGACTAAAGGCGGCTCTGAGGGGGTTTCGGCAGCCCTGAGGGGGAGCGGCAGCGGCGGGCCGGGCTGGAACGGCGCCACCCCGGAACGGCGGTGCCCCGGAACGCCGCGCTCGGCTCCGCCGGGCCCAGCCGGTGCCTGCGCCGCGCCGCACCGTCCCGCCGCCTTCCTGCGCCCGCCCCGCCGAGGCGCCGCTCGCCGCTCAGCGCCGCCTGGCCTGGCCATGCTGcggctggagctgctctgcctcctcctcctaCTCGGCCACGCCGGGCGGGCCGCCTCCCCCGCTCCTCCGGCCACCCCGAGCCCGCTCAACGGCACGGAAGCGCCGCGGGCGGCTGCGGGTAACGGGACGCGTCCGGGCCTGCCGCCGGCGTCGCGGCGGCCGCCGGGGTCGGGGCTGCCGCCGGGGTCGGGGCTGCCGGTGCTGAAGCGGGCGATGTACGTGCTGAGCGCCCTCTCGGCGCTGGCCGCCCTCTACTTCCTTCTGCGGGCGTTCCGGTGAGTGCTGGGCCCCGCTGGGTCCCCCTCCCTCTGCCAGGCCGGGGCTGGCTTCCCTGCGCATCCCTCCGGCACTGCTTGTGAAATGCTGCTGTACATTCACGCAGCTGTTAATTGACTAAGCTAATTAGCCTTAAACCATCTCCCGGTCCCACCCGTTTTGCCCTTTGATTCATAAAGGCCCTGCCGTGTGACAGCGCACTCACTCTGCGCTCTGTGTCCCCCAGCCCTAGGTCAGAGGGACCCAGAAATGAGCACAAAACTCATTCCAGGTTGAAGAAACCTCAGCGCAAGAAATACGGCCTTCTGTCAAATTACGATGAGAACATAGAGATGGCCTCTTTTGACAGTGACGAGGATACAGTGTTTGAAACGAAAAATCTGAGGTGGTAAGCGggtgttttgtgtttctcttttcctcGCAAGGGGCTAAGACTCCTTTTCTAAAGACCTGGGAGCTTTGGCACAGATCCTGCAACCAGATCTGCATAAATTAAACTTCTGTGTGTGGTCTCTCTGTGTTGGCACATAGACTTGATCTtgcctttcttcattttctgacCAAGTGCACTGAAGGGGACGTACCCCGGATTGTTCGGAGCACTGCTTTGTGTTTAGCAGGCTCGTAGGAGGGAGAGACAGCCCTTGTGTCCCGTCTGAGCCTCTCTGCATtagacaggaaaacaaaacctcctgttttcttcagtttaggAATTGCTCCCAAGTCACATCGCAGCTAAAACAGTCCAATTCCCGCTTTCACAGCGATGCAGTTTCGTCCTGTGGATCAACCAGAGTTTGGTTTCTCTGGAGGATGTTTTTTGGAAGCTGAGGAGTGTTAGCTCACTGTCTGGCCTCTCAGCTCCCCCAGCTGTTTTGAGGTTGGTAGTGATCTGTCACTTTGTACCTGCTCACTCTGATGCCGGATGTCATCTTTTTTCCAGATGATTTGGGACCAGCGGCACCAACTGCACAGACTGACCAAGAGGGTGCAAGTCCAGTGGAATCACCAGTgctcaagttttatttttttatatttgcttatAATAACTATTAATTAACAGTACAAATACTTCCatagctggggcaggggaaaagGGGAACAAACCTGTTTCTTCACACACATTTTTTGGGGGAAGGTGGAGCTGCAAGCTAAATGATGCTGCCTTGGGTGCTGTTAACTGTGCAGGAAAACGTAACTCCTGGATGAATGCTCAGCATTTGAAAAGTTACTGCTCTGGACTCAAGTGCTGCAGCTGTGTCTGCTGGTATTTTGTAGGTGCTCATATCCCTCTCTACTGACTGTGGCAGTCAGCTTGAAGTATCAGGCAAGTGGATTCCTTTTGC
This window contains:
- the FAM174C gene encoding protein FAM174C isoform X2; the encoded protein is MLRLELLCLLLLLGHAGRAASPAPPATPSPLNGTEAPRAAAGNGTRPGLPPASRRPPGSGLPPGSGLPVLKRAMYVLSALSALAALYFLLRAFRPRSEGPRNEHKTHSRLKKPQRKKYGLLSNYDENIEMASFDSDEDTVFETKNLR
- the CIRBP gene encoding cold-inducible RNA-binding protein isoform X2, whose amino-acid sequence is MASDEGKLFVGGLSFDTNEQSLEQVFSKYGQISEVVVVKDRETQRSRGFGFVTFENIDDAKDAMMAMNGKSVDGRQIRVDQAGKSSENRSRGYRGGTSGGRGFFRGGRGRGRGFSRGGGDRGYGGSRFDSRSGGYNGSRDYYNSRSQGGYGDRSSGGSYRDSYDSYGKSWFKWE
- the CIRBP gene encoding cold-inducible RNA-binding protein isoform X3, giving the protein MASDEGKLFVGGLSFDTNEQSLEQVFSKYGQISEVVVVKDRETQRSRGFGFVTFENIDDAKDAMMAMNGKSVDGRQIRVDQAGKSSENRSRGYRGGTSGGRGFFRGGRGRGRGFSRGGGDRGYGGSRFDSRSGGYNGSRDYYNSSRSQGGYGDRSSGGSYRDSYDSYATHNE
- the FAM174C gene encoding protein FAM174C isoform X1, with the protein product MLRLELLCLLLLLGHAGRAASPAPPATPSPLNGTEAPRAAAGNGTRPGLPPASRRPPGSGLPPGSGLPVLKRAMYVLSALSALAALYFLLRAFRPRSEGPRNEHKTHSRLKKPQRKKYGLLSNYDENIEMASFDSDEDTVFETKNLR
- the CIRBP gene encoding cold-inducible RNA-binding protein isoform X4 — protein: MASDEGKLFVGGLSFDTNEQSLEQVFSKYGQISEVVVVKDRETQRSRGFGFVTFENIDDAKDAMMAMNGKSVDGRQIRVDQAGKSSENRSRGYRGGTSGGRGFFRGGRGRGRGFSRGGGDRGYGGSRFDSRSGGYNGSRDYYNSRSQGGYGDRSSGGSYRDSYDSYATHNE
- the CIRBP gene encoding cold-inducible RNA-binding protein isoform X1, with product MASDEGKLFVGGLSFDTNEQSLEQVFSKYGQISEVVVVKDRETQRSRGFGFVTFENIDDAKDAMMAMNGKSVDGRQIRVDQAGKSSENRSRGYRGGTSGGRGFFRGGRGRGRGFSRGGGDRGYGGSRFDSRSGGYNGSRDYYNSSRSQGGYGDRSSGGSYRDSYDSYGKSWFKWE